Proteins encoded in a region of the Stieleria neptunia genome:
- a CDS encoding tetratricopeptide repeat protein — MRLRHHHTIVVSACLLLSVAVGGGCGNKQTPSEPAHPRPTDAAGPGVPDPGVPGEPPANASPSSPTQATPQSVEPIAEPSATDSSPPPDPATLHNQAMLALQAGQDDQAFQLARQAMRLAPEDPQVVFLMAMVLGNRKRYPEAIAMLDELATTTAEVRLPVLGQTAEWMVRFGQYSQAEKRYRRLLEQVPDAVMVHRNLSQLMLRQGRRIEAAEHLITLCSLGDIREDELRSLLSIAHPFPGDAAEDSFDPIGMLGRARVDVSRDQWASVRSRLEASPVRSAEADALLGRAYAQLNDGEALDAWIDRSWIDRSGESVDRYPDAWLARGVWAALHGDHAAAVGSLAECVLRDQTDHQAYALMSQSLRALGAVDEAEATSRRAETIRKTDTIGAAMAAEETRDAAALAQLAELLQQLRRPLEALAWRGVQLAYAGEAGAIATADAQRRFNEIAQQRRQSLQADRGQASRQFVLCGVDLDALD, encoded by the coding sequence TTGAGATTGCGACACCACCACACGATCGTTGTTTCGGCGTGCCTGCTGCTGTCGGTTGCCGTGGGCGGCGGTTGTGGCAATAAACAAACGCCATCCGAACCGGCGCATCCGCGTCCGACCGATGCGGCGGGTCCTGGCGTGCCGGATCCTGGCGTGCCGGGTGAGCCCCCCGCCAACGCGTCCCCCTCTTCGCCGACGCAGGCGACGCCGCAATCCGTCGAGCCGATTGCCGAGCCATCAGCAACGGATTCCAGCCCGCCGCCGGATCCGGCGACGCTTCACAATCAGGCGATGCTGGCGTTGCAAGCCGGACAGGATGACCAGGCGTTTCAATTGGCGCGACAGGCCATGCGTCTGGCCCCCGAGGACCCGCAGGTGGTTTTTCTGATGGCGATGGTCTTGGGCAATCGCAAGCGTTATCCGGAGGCCATTGCGATGCTCGACGAATTGGCGACGACGACTGCCGAAGTTCGGCTGCCCGTGCTGGGGCAGACGGCGGAGTGGATGGTCCGCTTTGGACAGTATTCCCAAGCCGAAAAGCGCTATCGAAGGCTGCTGGAGCAAGTGCCCGACGCCGTGATGGTGCATCGCAATTTGTCACAGTTGATGCTGCGGCAAGGGCGACGCATCGAAGCGGCCGAGCACCTGATCACGCTCTGCTCGCTCGGCGACATCCGGGAAGACGAGCTCAGATCATTGCTCTCGATCGCTCACCCCTTTCCCGGTGACGCGGCCGAGGACAGCTTTGATCCGATCGGAATGTTGGGCAGGGCGCGGGTGGATGTCAGCCGCGATCAGTGGGCGTCGGTCCGATCGCGGCTGGAAGCATCCCCAGTCCGCAGTGCCGAAGCAGACGCCTTGCTGGGAAGAGCGTATGCCCAGCTCAACGACGGCGAGGCGCTGGACGCATGGATCGACCGCAGCTGGATCGACCGCAGCGGCGAATCGGTCGATCGATATCCCGATGCCTGGCTGGCCAGGGGCGTCTGGGCGGCGCTTCACGGCGACCACGCGGCGGCCGTCGGGTCGCTTGCCGAATGTGTGCTTCGCGATCAAACCGATCACCAAGCCTATGCGTTGATGAGCCAGTCGCTGCGTGCGTTGGGGGCGGTCGACGAAGCGGAGGCGACCAGCCGCAGGGCCGAGACGATTCGGAAAACCGACACGATCGGCGCCGCGATGGCAGCGGAGGAGACACGCGATGCCGCTGCGTTGGCGCAGCTGGCCGAATTGCTGCAACAACTCCGTCGCCCCCTGGAAGCGCTCGCGTGGCGTGGTGTTCAACTCGCCTACGCCGGAGAAGCGGGGGCGATCGCAACGGCGGATGCACAGCGACGCTTCAATGAAATCGCACAGCAACGCAGGCAATCGCTGCAAGCCGACCGCGGGCAGGCGTCTCGGCAATTTGTGCTCTGTGGTGTCGATCTGGATGCGCTGGACTGA
- a CDS encoding multiheme c-type cytochrome, with protein MNRGLILPIAGACLILIGFATMRGSQGGPHDDDPHVADRANVTPGDTPGNAPPAPTRVGRQVCRECHAENFALHAEHGHALTFHLVSQTDLADTFGGQSFDAGESFGTYHYHAEGQHAEGQHAEGQGRLSVSLPERFEQDRFPLQYALGSGHHAQTLLTLTTAVDGQTEGIEHRVTCYAGGRLALTPGHANKTPGDALEYFGDSSRGEPLQRCIYCHTTSANIVNETIVDLVPSINCEKCHGPGSEHVRAARSNPISPPPYSVGQPTWDTESELQLCGDCHRLPRSVSEKQIRDYPKLLARFQPVGLLRSRCYLESNRQLKCTSCHNPHRTIQAVEPFEHEQKCINCHQHDVAEHVACPVSPQSGCIECHMPAVELDEGLQFHDHWIRVQRDPLQAGDAGG; from the coding sequence GTGAATCGTGGACTGATCCTTCCCATCGCGGGCGCGTGTTTGATTCTGATCGGTTTCGCGACGATGCGCGGATCACAGGGCGGCCCGCACGATGATGACCCGCACGTTGCTGATCGGGCGAACGTCACGCCGGGTGACACGCCGGGCAATGCGCCACCCGCCCCCACGCGGGTCGGTCGCCAGGTTTGTCGTGAATGCCATGCCGAGAACTTCGCCTTGCACGCCGAGCATGGTCATGCATTGACCTTTCACCTGGTTTCGCAAACCGATCTTGCCGACACGTTTGGCGGCCAGTCATTCGACGCGGGCGAATCGTTCGGGACCTACCACTATCATGCCGAGGGACAGCATGCCGAGGGACAGCATGCTGAGGGACAGGGCCGACTGTCTGTCTCGCTGCCGGAGCGGTTCGAACAGGATCGTTTTCCACTGCAATACGCGTTGGGTTCGGGGCACCATGCCCAAACCCTTCTGACGCTGACCACGGCGGTCGACGGGCAAACCGAGGGAATCGAACACCGCGTGACCTGCTATGCCGGCGGCCGCCTCGCCCTGACGCCGGGGCATGCGAACAAGACACCCGGCGATGCGCTGGAATACTTTGGTGATTCATCGCGGGGCGAACCACTGCAGCGATGCATCTATTGTCACACGACGAGCGCAAACATCGTCAACGAAACGATTGTCGACCTGGTCCCAAGCATCAATTGCGAGAAGTGTCATGGCCCGGGCAGCGAACATGTGCGCGCGGCGCGTTCGAACCCCATCTCGCCGCCTCCCTATTCGGTCGGTCAACCGACCTGGGACACCGAGTCGGAACTTCAGCTTTGCGGAGATTGTCACCGATTACCACGCAGCGTCTCCGAAAAACAGATCCGAGATTACCCGAAACTGTTGGCACGCTTTCAACCGGTCGGGCTGTTGCGCAGCCGCTGTTATCTGGAATCGAATCGGCAACTGAAATGCACCAGCTGCCACAACCCGCACCGAACCATCCAGGCCGTTGAACCATTCGAGCACGAGCAAAAGTGCATCAATTGTCACCAGCATGACGTTGCCGAGCATGTCGCCTGTCCGGTTTCACCGCAATCAGGCTGCATCGAATGTCACATGCCGGCCGTTGAGTTGGACGAAGGGCTGCAGTTCCACGACCACTGGATTCGAGTCCAAAGGGATCCGCTGCAGGCCGGCGACGCGGGCGGCTAA
- a CDS encoding DUF1559 domain-containing protein — MNQRSKRTAAFTLVELLVVIAIIGILVGLLLPAVQAAREAARRMSCSNNFKQLGIAVHNYHSAFKQLPVHGGGTGIGLQNNRWWRQGNDANHECLSALVPLTAFFEQQGIWSEVSNPSTKTVTGAAPPGNTGLTSPARWPAMGPNPRNFSRNPGYIPWSTEIPMLRCPSDPGTGLPALGRTNYAVCMGDSPSPWHHNYKTGDLRPNGSGGVQNFNSVSRGAFMVRKAAKFRDILDGLSNTIAMGEIKTDLGDRDIRTAASWNRRGGNQVNNNPSLCADNNEIDPERPKYWCNGGADCTNPEVLSQNNHEARGAGWANFRAHCTQVFTVLPPNREVCVGQWIDGPGTMPPSSNHQGGAHVLMVDGAVVFMTDSVEAGNSRAGAVRRNAGGGPRTPGQVSPYGLWGALGTKASGETIEEQLNQ; from the coding sequence ATGAACCAACGATCCAAACGGACTGCGGCGTTCACGCTTGTTGAACTGCTCGTTGTCATCGCCATTATCGGTATTCTTGTCGGATTGCTGTTACCAGCAGTCCAGGCGGCCCGGGAAGCAGCTCGCCGGATGAGCTGCAGTAACAATTTCAAGCAACTCGGAATTGCGGTCCACAACTACCATTCCGCGTTCAAGCAATTGCCCGTCCATGGGGGCGGAACGGGAATCGGTTTGCAAAACAATCGCTGGTGGCGACAGGGCAACGATGCCAACCACGAGTGCTTGAGTGCCCTGGTCCCGCTGACGGCATTCTTCGAACAGCAAGGGATTTGGTCAGAAGTTTCCAACCCGAGCACGAAGACGGTCACCGGCGCGGCGCCTCCCGGAAACACCGGTTTGACCAGCCCGGCGCGTTGGCCTGCGATGGGCCCCAACCCGCGCAACTTCTCCCGAAACCCGGGGTACATCCCGTGGTCGACGGAAATTCCAATGCTGCGTTGCCCGAGTGATCCCGGGACGGGGTTGCCCGCATTGGGACGGACGAACTATGCGGTGTGCATGGGCGATTCGCCGAGTCCCTGGCACCACAACTACAAGACGGGCGACTTGCGGCCCAACGGATCGGGTGGAGTCCAGAACTTTAATTCGGTCAGCCGGGGTGCCTTCATGGTTCGCAAGGCGGCGAAGTTCCGTGACATCCTGGATGGATTGTCCAACACGATCGCCATGGGCGAAATCAAAACGGACTTGGGTGACCGTGACATCCGCACCGCAGCGTCTTGGAACCGTCGTGGCGGGAACCAGGTCAACAACAACCCGTCCTTGTGTGCGGACAACAACGAGATCGACCCGGAGCGTCCCAAGTACTGGTGCAATGGTGGAGCGGATTGCACCAACCCCGAAGTGCTCAGCCAGAACAACCACGAAGCTCGCGGTGCCGGCTGGGCGAACTTCCGAGCCCACTGCACGCAGGTCTTCACGGTATTGCCCCCCAACCGCGAGGTTTGCGTCGGGCAGTGGATTGATGGTCCCGGCACCATGCCGCCGAGCAGCAACCACCAAGGCGGAGCTCACGTGTTGATGGTCGATGGTGCCGTGGTCTTCATGACCGATTCGGTCGAAGCAGGGAATTCACGAGCCGGTGCGGTTCGACGCAATGCGGGCGGCGGACCGAGAACGCCCGGTCAAGTCAGCCCTTACGGATTGTGGGGCGCGTTGGGAACCAAGGCTTCCGGCGAAACGATTGAAGAGCAACTGAACCAGTAA
- a CDS encoding glycerate kinase translates to MNVLIIPDKFKGSLTGTEVIEAIEAGLRRFDSGVQTHSITASDGGDGFLDAIRKSDPSVAAIECETTDPLGRPIRAEYGLDASRGTAYIEMARASGMELLSAQQRDPSRTSTLGTGTLIADALLRGAKTLYIGLGGSATNDGGIGIAEALGYRFLDADGATLPTTGGSLDQIASIDASDVLPELSSARVFAINDVANPLLGPEGAAAVYGPQKGADREMVARLDRGLDRLQQIVRRDLQLDVADVPGAGAAGGTGYGLKAFLHAEFLSGIEFVLSLTGVESLLSGGTIDWIVTGEGKIDDQTAYGKLVRGVADVGEKYRVPVAALCGVLALEKASVEDLGLTRVRQIHDPVRSVDETIRHAKVLLIDAAEQLLKAG, encoded by the coding sequence ATGAATGTCTTGATCATCCCCGACAAATTTAAAGGTTCACTGACAGGAACCGAAGTCATCGAAGCGATCGAAGCGGGGCTGCGCCGGTTCGACTCGGGTGTCCAAACCCATTCGATCACCGCATCCGATGGTGGTGACGGGTTTCTTGATGCGATTCGCAAGAGCGATCCGTCCGTCGCGGCGATCGAATGCGAGACCACCGACCCGCTCGGTCGTCCGATCCGGGCGGAATATGGGTTGGACGCAAGCCGCGGCACGGCATACATCGAAATGGCGCGGGCTTCGGGAATGGAGTTGCTGAGTGCCCAGCAGCGCGACCCCTCGCGGACGTCGACGCTGGGGACCGGCACGCTGATCGCCGACGCCTTGCTCCGCGGTGCAAAAACGCTGTACATCGGCCTGGGCGGCAGCGCGACCAACGACGGCGGCATCGGAATCGCCGAAGCCCTCGGCTATCGGTTTCTCGATGCCGACGGTGCGACGCTGCCGACGACCGGCGGATCGCTGGATCAAATCGCTTCGATCGATGCGTCCGACGTGCTGCCGGAACTCTCCTCGGCTCGCGTTTTTGCGATCAACGATGTCGCCAACCCCCTGCTCGGCCCCGAAGGCGCAGCGGCCGTCTATGGACCGCAAAAAGGTGCCGACCGAGAGATGGTCGCGCGACTCGATCGCGGGCTGGATCGGCTGCAACAAATCGTTCGACGCGATTTGCAATTGGATGTCGCGGACGTTCCCGGAGCCGGCGCCGCCGGGGGAACCGGTTACGGGCTGAAGGCTTTTTTGCACGCCGAGTTTCTCTCGGGAATCGAGTTTGTGCTTTCGTTGACCGGGGTGGAATCCCTGCTTTCCGGCGGCACCATCGACTGGATCGTCACCGGTGAAGGCAAGATCGATGATCAGACCGCCTACGGGAAACTGGTCCGCGGGGTTGCCGACGTCGGAGAAAAGTACCGCGTGCCGGTCGCGGCACTGTGTGGCGTGTTGGCGCTGGAGAAGGCATCGGTCGAGGACCTGGGGCTGACCCGCGTGCGACAGATCCACGACCCGGTCCGATCGGTGGACGAAACGATCCGCCATGCCAAAGTATTGCTGATCGATGCCGCGGAGCAATTGCTGAAGGCCGGCTAG
- the glgP gene encoding alpha-glucan family phosphorylase — translation MSQTELPPTESVSPRPPAGPSDFFSELSHADDLYGKLWTLANNLWWSWHPECDAIFRDVDPIRWRQLGHNPVALLREMTPERLADRAGELVLHSRINYAYRRLQEYLTSSQTWASTNAGVLGAKPVAYFSAEFGIHESIPIYSGGLGVLAGDHIKSASGLGVPLVGIGLYYSQGYFRQYLDEDGFQGEDYLETKIENLPIQAALDSDGQPLTVAIDTRDGQLFAKVWLMHVGRVRLYLLDCNVDGNKPEDRELTSRLYGGDERTRIRQELVLGVGGVKALAALGIDPGVYHLNEGHSAFGALQVVRQLMDNDGMTFEDAVQLSARATCFTTHTPVPAGHDRFPPALVEEHLGPLRDALGISQKELLALGRVDPDNDNESFCMTVIGFKMSRCANAVSSLHGVVSRRMWQSMWPDRAENEVPIGHITNGVHVASWLAVQMQTLYDKHFHTDWKHRLQEPDAWQAIHDVDPGELWETHNSLKHNLISFVRRRFSRQCRRRGESDNVVEAARHILDPRVLTIGFGRRFATYKRANLLFSDMDRIAELLGNSDRPVQLIYAGKAHPKDEPGKKFIQEIANLRHDPRFAGRVAFVEDYDINVCRHLIQGVDVWLNNPRRPLEASGTSGQKVVLNGGLNCSILDGWWGEAFNGGNGFAIGNGRSHVSDEITDRRDAESLYQTLEEQVIPCFYTRDSDGLPKFWIKRMMNSISTLAWRFSSHRMVADYTAKSYVWAAGGVTCEMRYR, via the coding sequence ATGAGTCAAACCGAACTACCGCCCACCGAAAGTGTTTCCCCTCGCCCTCCGGCGGGCCCGTCGGATTTCTTTAGCGAACTCAGTCATGCCGACGATTTGTATGGCAAGCTTTGGACGCTCGCCAACAACCTTTGGTGGAGCTGGCATCCGGAATGTGACGCGATCTTTCGTGACGTCGATCCGATTCGCTGGCGACAGCTCGGTCACAACCCGGTGGCCCTGTTGCGTGAGATGACGCCGGAGCGGCTGGCCGACCGCGCGGGGGAATTGGTGCTGCACAGCCGTATCAATTACGCCTACCGTCGACTGCAAGAGTACCTGACGTCCTCGCAAACATGGGCGTCGACCAACGCCGGCGTCTTGGGGGCCAAGCCGGTTGCCTATTTTTCGGCGGAGTTTGGGATTCACGAATCGATCCCGATCTACAGCGGCGGGTTGGGCGTGCTGGCCGGTGACCACATCAAAAGCGCCTCGGGGCTGGGCGTCCCGTTGGTCGGCATCGGGCTGTATTACAGCCAAGGTTATTTTCGCCAGTACTTGGACGAAGACGGTTTCCAAGGTGAAGATTACCTGGAAACGAAAATCGAGAATCTTCCGATTCAGGCGGCGTTGGATTCCGACGGGCAGCCGCTGACGGTGGCGATCGACACGCGGGATGGGCAATTGTTTGCCAAAGTCTGGTTGATGCACGTCGGACGGGTGCGTTTGTATCTGCTCGATTGCAACGTCGACGGCAACAAGCCGGAAGACCGCGAATTGACCAGCCGTTTGTACGGTGGCGATGAACGCACGCGAATTCGTCAGGAACTGGTGTTGGGCGTGGGCGGCGTCAAGGCGTTGGCCGCGCTGGGGATCGACCCCGGCGTCTATCACCTCAACGAAGGGCACTCCGCGTTCGGCGCCTTGCAAGTCGTCCGACAGTTGATGGACAACGACGGGATGACGTTCGAAGACGCCGTCCAGCTATCGGCCCGCGCCACGTGCTTCACCACGCACACGCCCGTTCCCGCCGGACACGACCGTTTTCCGCCCGCCTTGGTCGAAGAGCACCTGGGGCCGTTGCGCGATGCGTTGGGCATCAGCCAAAAAGAATTGCTGGCCCTGGGCCGAGTCGACCCTGACAACGACAACGAATCGTTTTGCATGACGGTGATCGGGTTCAAAATGAGCCGATGTGCCAACGCCGTCAGCAGTCTGCATGGCGTCGTCTCGCGCCGCATGTGGCAATCGATGTGGCCCGACCGCGCCGAGAATGAAGTGCCGATCGGACACATCACCAACGGCGTCCACGTGGCCAGCTGGTTGGCCGTGCAAATGCAAACCTTGTACGACAAACACTTTCACACCGACTGGAAGCACCGGTTGCAGGAACCCGACGCCTGGCAAGCGATTCACGACGTGGATCCCGGCGAACTGTGGGAAACGCACAATTCGCTCAAACACAACTTGATTTCGTTTGTGCGTCGTCGTTTCAGTCGACAATGCCGACGACGTGGCGAAAGTGACAACGTGGTCGAGGCGGCGCGACACATCCTGGACCCGCGGGTGTTGACGATCGGATTTGGACGCCGATTCGCGACCTACAAACGTGCGAATCTGCTGTTCAGCGACATGGATCGGATCGCCGAACTGCTCGGCAACAGCGACCGTCCGGTGCAATTGATTTACGCGGGCAAGGCGCACCCGAAAGATGAACCGGGCAAGAAATTCATTCAGGAGATCGCCAATCTGCGGCACGACCCCCGCTTCGCCGGTCGCGTCGCCTTCGTCGAAGACTATGACATCAACGTCTGCCGTCATCTGATCCAAGGCGTCGACGTGTGGTTGAACAATCCCCGTCGCCCCTTGGAAGCCAGCGGGACGAGCGGCCAGAAAGTCGTGCTCAATGGCGGTTTGAACTGCAGCATCCTGGACGGCTGGTGGGGCGAAGCCTTCAACGGCGGCAACGGCTTTGCCATCGGCAACGGTCGGTCACACGTCAGTGACGAAATCACCGATCGACGCGACGCCGAATCGCTCTACCAAACGCTGGAAGAACAAGTGATCCCGTGCTTCTACACACGCGACAGTGATGGGCTGCCGAAGTTTTGGATCAAACGCATGATGAACAGCATCAGCACCTTGGCCTGGCGATTCAGCAGCCACCGCATGGTCGCCGATTACACCGCAAAATCCTATGTCTGGGCCGCCGGAGGCGTGACCTGTGAAATGCGGTATCGATGA
- a CDS encoding acyl-CoA dehydrogenase family protein: MRHSTTIPGFKSLLETLASQASRWRTTSDWPAESLLRCGQQGIFRGLSGLAPTEADPRAWTAVDQTETLIGLARADLLTTFVITQHVGAIKRIAASDRLAEGGHAASRLQESVLPRLLDGTTIASVGISHLTTSRLHLGRPAVVAAPVHQGGEQGDELGAERGAQRGYRLSGIIPWVTGAPAVGYVVVGATCDDATQILALIRPSDAGVRAGRGADMVAMSASCTDAIELNDVFVPGQHVLSGPRQNVLAPAKQRQGAPTGAGGLQTSALALGLSYAALDYLRDESGRRSNLIPIVDRFDDEHERLHQTIRSAAGGDSGHDSAAIRSLANGLVQRTTAAAMTTAKGAGMMIDHPVGRWCQQALFFLVWSCPQPVADAHLCELAGLE; the protein is encoded by the coding sequence ATGCGTCATTCCACCACAATCCCCGGTTTCAAGTCTCTGTTGGAAACCCTTGCGTCGCAGGCTTCCAGGTGGCGGACGACGAGTGACTGGCCGGCGGAATCCCTGTTGCGGTGCGGGCAACAGGGCATCTTTCGCGGCCTGAGCGGACTCGCGCCGACGGAGGCCGACCCGCGGGCGTGGACCGCCGTGGACCAAACCGAAACCCTGATCGGGCTGGCCCGTGCGGATTTGTTGACCACCTTTGTGATCACCCAGCATGTCGGCGCGATCAAACGGATCGCGGCATCGGATCGGTTGGCCGAGGGCGGCCACGCCGCCAGCCGCTTGCAAGAGTCCGTGCTGCCGAGGCTGCTCGATGGCACGACGATCGCGTCGGTGGGCATCAGTCATTTGACGACCAGCCGCTTGCACCTGGGGCGTCCCGCCGTCGTCGCAGCGCCGGTTCATCAGGGCGGCGAACAGGGCGATGAACTGGGGGCCGAGCGGGGTGCCCAGCGGGGCTATCGGCTGTCGGGAATCATTCCCTGGGTCACCGGGGCCCCCGCGGTCGGATACGTCGTCGTCGGCGCGACGTGTGACGACGCGACACAAATCCTGGCCTTGATCAGGCCGTCGGACGCAGGCGTTCGGGCCGGCCGCGGTGCGGACATGGTCGCCATGTCCGCCAGCTGTACCGACGCGATCGAGCTGAACGATGTCTTCGTCCCCGGTCAGCATGTGCTGTCCGGACCTCGTCAAAATGTCTTGGCCCCGGCGAAACAGAGGCAAGGCGCCCCGACCGGTGCCGGCGGATTGCAGACCTCCGCACTCGCACTCGGTTTGTCGTACGCTGCGTTGGACTACTTGCGAGACGAATCCGGCCGGCGAAGCAATCTGATTCCGATCGTCGATCGATTCGATGACGAACACGAACGGCTGCACCAGACGATTCGATCGGCCGCAGGCGGAGACAGCGGGCATGATTCGGCCGCCATCCGGTCACTGGCCAACGGCTTGGTCCAACGAACGACCGCTGCGGCCATGACGACCGCCAAGGGAGCCGGGATGATGATCGATCATCCGGTCGGACGCTGGTGCCAGCAGGCGCTGTTCTTTCTCGTCTGGAGCTGCCCCCAACCGGTCGCCGACGCACACCTCTGCGAACTGGCGGGACTGGAGTAG
- the asnS gene encoding asparagine--tRNA ligase — translation MSDWIPVKQARLAESSGRPCEIRGWVRTRRDSKGGFSFIEINDGSSLGNLQVVAPAELDNYAGEIQRLTAGCSVVVRGELQASPAKGQATELHASAVRVLGWADPETYPLQKKRHSFEKLREWAHLRTRTNTLGAVMRVRDQICQSIHRFFHENGFLYVNTPIITASDCEGAGEMFRVTTLDLERLAKSGGPVDFSFDFFDKPTFLTVSGQLEGETYATSLGRIYTFGPTFRAENSNTSRHLAEFWMIEPEAAFFDLADNMQLAEQFLKQVFSECLQCCEEDMAFFDQRIEKGKIDQIRGVIDKPFEHMTYTEAIKVLETSGQKFDYDIAWGSDLQAEHERYLTEQHVGGPLILTDYPSTIKPFYMRVSDDEKTVAAMDVLVPGVGEIIGGSQREERLDVLRKRMAEQSLSEDEYGWYVDLRKYGTVPHAGFGLGLERAVQYVTGMANIRDVIPFPRTPGSAEF, via the coding sequence ATGAGTGATTGGATTCCCGTCAAACAAGCTCGTCTTGCCGAGTCCTCCGGCCGTCCCTGTGAGATCCGCGGCTGGGTCCGGACACGCCGTGATAGCAAAGGCGGATTCAGCTTCATCGAAATCAACGACGGATCCTCGCTGGGCAACCTGCAGGTCGTCGCGCCGGCGGAGCTGGACAACTACGCCGGCGAGATTCAAAGGTTGACCGCCGGTTGCAGCGTCGTCGTCCGGGGCGAATTGCAAGCCTCACCGGCCAAGGGCCAAGCCACCGAACTGCACGCCAGTGCCGTCCGCGTCCTGGGCTGGGCCGACCCGGAAACCTATCCGCTGCAGAAAAAACGGCACTCGTTCGAAAAACTGCGTGAATGGGCGCACCTTCGCACCCGCACCAACACGCTGGGTGCGGTGATGCGGGTCCGCGACCAGATCTGTCAATCGATTCACCGCTTCTTTCATGAAAACGGTTTCCTGTACGTCAACACGCCGATCATCACCGCCAGTGACTGCGAGGGTGCCGGCGAGATGTTCCGCGTCACCACGCTGGACTTGGAACGGCTGGCGAAGTCCGGCGGACCGGTGGATTTCAGCTTCGATTTCTTCGACAAGCCGACCTTCCTGACCGTTAGCGGGCAACTCGAAGGCGAAACCTATGCGACATCGCTGGGACGGATCTACACCTTCGGGCCGACCTTTCGCGCCGAGAACAGCAACACGAGTCGGCATCTGGCGGAGTTCTGGATGATCGAACCTGAAGCGGCGTTCTTTGACTTGGCCGACAACATGCAACTCGCCGAGCAGTTCCTCAAACAGGTCTTCTCCGAATGCCTGCAGTGTTGCGAAGAAGACATGGCGTTCTTTGATCAACGGATCGAGAAGGGAAAGATCGACCAGATCCGTGGCGTGATCGACAAACCGTTCGAGCACATGACGTACACCGAAGCGATCAAGGTGTTGGAAACATCGGGACAGAAGTTCGACTATGACATCGCCTGGGGCAGTGATCTGCAAGCCGAACACGAGCGTTATTTGACGGAGCAGCACGTCGGCGGTCCGTTGATTCTGACCGACTATCCGTCGACGATCAAACCGTTCTACATGCGCGTCAGCGATGACGAAAAAACGGTCGCCGCGATGGATGTGCTGGTGCCGGGCGTGGGAGAAATCATCGGCGGCAGCCAACGCGAAGAACGCTTGGATGTGCTACGCAAACGGATGGCCGAACAATCACTCAGTGAAGACGAGTATGGGTGGTACGTCGATTTGAGGAAGTATGGGACGGTCCCGCATGCCGGATTCGGCCTGGGCCTGGAACGCGCTGTTCAATACGTCACCGGGATGGCGAACATCCGCGACGTGATCCCGTTTCCCAGGACGCCGGGGAGTGCGGAGTTTTGA